One segment of Methanolinea mesophila DNA contains the following:
- a CDS encoding PINc/VapC family ATPase, translating to MKLVPDTSVVIDGRITQLIHSGEYTGATIIIPEAVIAELEAQANQGREIGFSGLNELQALCKMAEESIIELKFSGPRPTLEQVKLASGGEIDALIRSVAIEHQARFITSDFVQAEVAKAKGLDVVYLKPQVEGFTPLGIDQFFDEFTIAVHLKERVPPFARKGTVKEMQLVKIRDNPTTEHELRFLAQEILERAKRDPDGFIEVEKRGVTVVQIGSMRIAIARRPFSDGMEITAVRPIVDITLDQYNKASVIKNRIMGDKRGLLIAGPPGGGKTTLAQSVATYLADHGSVVKTMESPRELQVPDHITQYTSLEGSMQNTADVLMLVRPDFVIFDELRRNEDFRVFADMRLAGIGMVGVVHAIGAHDALQRFSDRVDFGVLPQIANTIIFVDKGEITNVYDVGFTIKVPEGMSSEINLRPVTTVSDYETGELVFEIFKYDSETIVMPVMQTGTATAPLKPPAAQKEEEEGNSSWKILEKEIQREIGRYTDGYVDVHMLSDTKAVVYIDDKDVPAAIGKGGKNIAGIVNKVGIGIDIRPRSELEKQQPSQPQAEEELSLGGGVKIRMDKKQLAIICPEYGSKIVDVFAGKEYLFTATVNEGGEIHLAKNSTIAQELIKRYNEGDTIRLKPV from the coding sequence TTGAAATTGGTTCCAGATACGAGCGTCGTCATCGATGGGCGCATCACCCAGCTGATACATTCGGGTGAATATACCGGCGCCACAATAATCATACCAGAGGCGGTGATTGCAGAACTCGAGGCCCAGGCAAACCAGGGTCGGGAGATCGGGTTCTCCGGCCTTAACGAACTGCAGGCATTGTGTAAGATGGCCGAGGAAAGCATCATCGAACTGAAATTCTCCGGTCCGAGACCCACCCTCGAACAGGTCAAGCTGGCGAGCGGGGGCGAGATCGATGCCCTGATCCGCAGCGTCGCCATCGAACACCAGGCACGCTTCATTACCAGCGATTTTGTCCAGGCCGAGGTTGCGAAGGCAAAAGGACTGGACGTGGTGTATCTCAAGCCCCAAGTCGAAGGGTTCACCCCCCTCGGGATCGACCAGTTCTTCGATGAGTTCACCATCGCAGTGCACCTCAAGGAAAGGGTTCCGCCATTCGCCAGGAAAGGCACGGTAAAAGAGATGCAGCTGGTGAAGATCCGTGACAACCCGACCACCGAGCACGAGCTCCGGTTCCTGGCACAGGAGATCCTGGAACGGGCCAAACGGGACCCGGACGGGTTCATCGAGGTGGAGAAGCGGGGAGTCACGGTGGTCCAGATAGGGTCCATGCGCATCGCGATTGCACGCAGGCCGTTCTCCGACGGGATGGAGATCACCGCGGTCAGACCTATCGTGGATATCACCCTCGACCAGTACAACAAGGCGAGCGTGATAAAGAACCGCATCATGGGAGATAAGCGGGGGTTGCTCATCGCCGGGCCTCCGGGAGGCGGGAAGACCACCCTGGCCCAGAGCGTGGCCACCTACCTCGCAGATCACGGCTCGGTCGTAAAGACCATGGAGTCGCCCCGGGAACTTCAGGTCCCGGATCACATCACTCAGTATACCTCCCTCGAGGGGAGTATGCAGAATACTGCCGACGTCCTCATGCTGGTCAGGCCCGATTTCGTGATCTTCGACGAACTCCGCAGGAACGAGGACTTCCGGGTCTTTGCCGACATGAGGCTCGCGGGAATCGGCATGGTGGGCGTGGTGCATGCGATTGGGGCCCACGACGCGCTGCAGCGGTTCTCCGACCGGGTGGACTTCGGGGTGCTCCCCCAGATCGCGAACACCATCATCTTCGTGGATAAGGGCGAGATCACCAACGTCTACGATGTGGGATTCACGATCAAGGTCCCCGAGGGGATGTCGAGCGAGATCAATCTCAGGCCGGTGACCACGGTGAGCGATTACGAGACCGGCGAGCTGGTCTTCGAGATATTCAAGTACGACTCCGAGACCATCGTCATGCCCGTGATGCAGACCGGGACCGCGACCGCCCCGTTGAAACCCCCGGCGGCCCAGAAGGAGGAGGAAGAAGGGAACTCCTCCTGGAAGATCCTCGAAAAGGAGATCCAGCGCGAGATCGGGAGATATACCGACGGGTACGTCGACGTCCACATGCTCTCGGATACAAAGGCCGTGGTATATATCGACGATAAGGACGTGCCCGCCGCGATCGGGAAGGGCGGCAAGAATATCGCGGGTATCGTGAACAAGGTCGGCATCGGGATCGATATCCGGCCCAGGTCGGAACTTGAGAAACAGCAGCCGTCCCAGCCCCAGGCAGAAGAAGAGCTCTCGCTTGGCGGCGGGGTCAAGATCCGCATGGACAAGAAGCAGCTCGCGATAATCTGCCCCGAGTACGGGAGCAAGATCGTGGATGTCTTTGCAGGTAAAGAATACCTCTTCACCGCTACCGTAAACGAGGGTGGCGAGATCCACCTGGCGAAGAACAGCACCATCGCCCAGGAACTGATTAAGCGGTATAACGAAGGGGATACCATCAGGTTGAAACCTGTGTGA
- the hisI gene encoding phosphoribosyl-AMP cyclohydrolase, whose amino-acid sequence MLELQFKEGGLIPVVVQDAKTREVLMVAYADKEAVALTRETGFAHYYSRSRKKLWKKGEESGHFQKVFRILVDCDEDCLLYLVEQTGAACHTGYRTCFYRTLDGEIIGDLVFDPSKVYANKEE is encoded by the coding sequence ATGCTTGAACTGCAGTTTAAGGAAGGCGGCCTGATCCCGGTGGTGGTCCAGGACGCAAAAACCCGGGAAGTACTGATGGTGGCGTATGCAGACAAAGAGGCGGTGGCGCTCACCAGGGAAACGGGATTTGCGCACTACTACAGCAGGAGCAGGAAAAAATTATGGAAGAAGGGGGAAGAGAGCGGTCATTTCCAGAAAGTGTTTCGGATCCTCGTCGATTGCGACGAGGACTGCCTGCTGTATCTGGTAGAACAGACCGGGGCGGCCTGCCATACGGGATACCGGACCTGTTTCTACCGGACGCTCGATGGAGAGATCATCGGCGACCTGGTCTTCGATCCTTCCAAGGTATATGCTAATAAAGAAGAATGA
- a CDS encoding A24 family peptidase C-terminal domain-containing protein, with protein MIIPLTVSAIAVVITLLYASARDIVERRVPFRTWYPMLVIGIPLVAWFYGSLFLSGFWSLALAYLVLVAVFSLLFYSFAYLHLFGGADAYALIFLSVLVPAFPFEPAFGVPPLGFFPFSVLVNALILNLVTPAGIFAYNVAKGNRAPVANMFLGFPVDGKTIANSFGYIMEDIREDDDGRITRRFLSFSEALKGMMKGSGRVYTLDLRRNPDEYREELSLYSRAGKVWISYGVPFIVPLTAGMIVALFAGDILVIMMQLLI; from the coding sequence ATGATTATCCCCCTGACCGTCAGCGCTATCGCGGTTGTGATCACCCTCCTCTACGCATCGGCGAGAGACATCGTTGAACGGAGGGTCCCGTTCAGGACATGGTACCCCATGCTCGTCATCGGGATTCCCCTGGTCGCGTGGTTCTACGGGTCATTGTTCCTTTCCGGCTTCTGGAGCCTGGCCCTGGCATACCTGGTCCTGGTTGCGGTATTCTCGCTCCTGTTCTATTCATTTGCCTACCTCCACCTCTTCGGGGGGGCAGACGCATATGCCCTCATATTCCTCTCGGTCCTGGTCCCGGCCTTTCCTTTCGAGCCGGCATTCGGGGTGCCTCCCCTGGGATTTTTCCCTTTCTCCGTCCTGGTGAACGCGCTTATCCTGAACCTGGTCACCCCGGCAGGAATATTCGCATATAACGTGGCAAAGGGAAATCGCGCCCCTGTTGCCAACATGTTCCTCGGGTTCCCTGTGGACGGGAAGACTATCGCGAACTCTTTCGGGTACATCATGGAAGATATCAGGGAAGATGATGACGGGCGGATCACGCGGAGGTTTCTCTCCTTTTCCGAGGCCCTGAAGGGCATGATGAAGGGGAGCGGGAGGGTGTATACCCTGGATCTCCGCCGGAACCCGGACGAGTACAGGGAGGAGCTTTCCCTTTATTCGAGGGCAGGGAAGGTGTGGATCTCGTACGGGGTACCCTTCATCGTGCCCCTTACCGCGGGGATGATAGTGGCCCTGTTTGCGGGGGATATCCTGGTAATAATGATGCAATTATTGATATGA
- the minD gene encoding cell division ATPase MinD, giving the protein MVRVFTFASGKGGTGKTTVTVNLGTSLALFGRNTYIMDADIGMANLGLAIGLEDVPVTLHEVLAGKANISDAIYEGPGGVKVVPSGISLQGFQQADPEKLRDVLKDLVDRCDFLLIDAPAGISRDGVIPLAVADDVILVVNPELSSIVDALKTKILTEVVGGHVMGVVINRIGLEKPDIVTQKIEKVLGVRVLGVIPEDPNVRRAASSKTPVVIKYPVSGASMAIKKIAAQLAGISFEEARIEMKEGFVDRFAKALFKGKK; this is encoded by the coding sequence ATGGTCCGGGTATTCACTTTTGCATCCGGTAAGGGGGGGACAGGAAAAACCACAGTCACCGTGAACCTCGGAACCAGTCTCGCGCTTTTCGGAAGAAATACCTATATTATGGACGCTGATATCGGAATGGCCAATCTCGGGCTGGCCATTGGCCTGGAGGATGTTCCTGTCACCCTCCATGAGGTGCTTGCCGGGAAAGCAAACATCAGCGATGCCATCTACGAAGGTCCCGGGGGGGTCAAGGTGGTCCCGAGCGGAATCTCCCTGCAGGGCTTCCAGCAGGCAGATCCGGAGAAATTGCGGGATGTTCTCAAGGACCTGGTCGACCGCTGCGATTTTCTCCTGATCGACGCCCCCGCAGGGATTAGCAGGGACGGAGTCATTCCTCTTGCGGTAGCCGACGACGTGATCCTGGTGGTGAATCCCGAACTCTCCTCGATCGTGGATGCGCTCAAGACCAAGATCCTCACAGAAGTGGTGGGCGGTCATGTCATGGGTGTGGTCATTAACCGGATCGGTCTTGAAAAGCCGGACATCGTGACCCAGAAGATCGAGAAGGTGCTGGGAGTCCGGGTGCTCGGGGTGATCCCTGAAGACCCGAATGTCCGCCGGGCGGCCTCAAGCAAGACTCCGGTCGTCATTAAATATCCCGTCTCCGGGGCGTCCATGGCCATCAAGAAAATTGCAGCCCAGCTCGCCGGGATCTCCTTCGAGGAGGCCCGGATTGAAATGAAGGAAGGATTTGTCGATCGTTTTGCAAAAGCATTGTTCAAGGGGAAAAAATGA